From Nocardia sp. XZ_19_385, the proteins below share one genomic window:
- a CDS encoding ABC transporter permease, which produces MNDVLAVPLRAVGGFFELTAAAARATVRPPFQRREFVDQAWFITRVSIFPTLFVAIPFTVLVIFTLNILLREIGAADLAGAAAAFGAVTQIGPMVTVLVVAGAGATAICADLGARTIREEIDAMRVLGIDPVQRLVVPRVLASMFVAALLNGLVCTVGILGGFLFSVFLQDVNPGAFVNGITLLTKLPELIIAEIKAALFGLVAGLVACYLGLNVKGGPKSVGDAVNQTVVFAFMALFVINVVATAVSIKFAAR; this is translated from the coding sequence ATGAATGATGTCCTCGCCGTACCGTTGCGGGCAGTCGGGGGGTTCTTCGAGCTCACCGCCGCTGCCGCCCGCGCCACGGTGCGGCCACCATTCCAGCGGCGCGAATTCGTCGATCAAGCCTGGTTCATCACCCGAGTTTCCATTTTCCCCACCCTGTTCGTGGCGATTCCGTTCACGGTGCTGGTGATCTTCACGCTCAACATCCTGCTGCGCGAGATCGGCGCGGCCGACCTCGCCGGTGCGGCCGCGGCCTTCGGTGCGGTCACTCAGATCGGGCCGATGGTCACCGTGCTCGTCGTGGCCGGCGCCGGCGCCACCGCGATCTGCGCGGATCTGGGCGCGCGCACCATTCGCGAGGAGATCGACGCCATGCGCGTGCTGGGCATCGACCCGGTACAGCGCCTGGTGGTGCCCCGCGTACTCGCCTCCATGTTCGTGGCGGCGCTGCTCAACGGACTCGTCTGCACCGTCGGCATCCTCGGCGGCTTCCTGTTCTCGGTCTTCCTGCAGGACGTCAATCCGGGTGCGTTCGTCAACGGCATCACGCTGCTGACCAAACTGCCCGAACTCATCATCGCCGAGATCAAGGCCGCGCTGTTCGGCCTCGTCGCCGGACTGGTCGCCTGTTACCTCGGGCTGAACGTCAAGGGCGGACCCAAGAGCGTCGGCGACGCGGTCAACCAGACCGTGGTCTTCGCCTTCATGGCCCTGTTCGTCATCAACGTGGTGGCCACCGCGGTCAGCATCAAATTCGCGGCGCGGTGA
- a CDS encoding ABC transporter permease produces the protein MAFVINSRFPRFVRRVRRMSDGFDSVGKHALFYGQSIGSVPRAFLHYRAETIRLIAEISMGTGALAVIGGTVVIVGFLTLAAGGTIAVQGYSSLGNIGVEALTGFFAAFINVRIAAPVISGIGLAATIGAGSTAQLGAMRVAEEIDALEVMAIRPVPFLVGTRILAGMIAIIPLYSLAVIASFVASRFATVVIYGQSAGVYDHYFSTFLIPSDILWSFGQAIIMAIAVMMIHTYYGYHAAGGPVGVGIAVGNAVRASLVTVVTVTLLMSLAIYGTSGNFHLSG, from the coding sequence ATGGCCTTTGTAATCAATTCCCGTTTCCCCCGTTTCGTCCGGCGGGTGCGCCGGATGTCCGATGGTTTCGACTCGGTGGGCAAGCACGCGCTGTTCTATGGCCAGTCGATCGGCTCGGTGCCGCGGGCATTCCTGCACTACCGCGCCGAGACCATCCGACTAATCGCCGAAATCTCCATGGGCACAGGCGCTCTCGCCGTAATCGGCGGCACCGTCGTGATCGTCGGCTTCCTGACCCTGGCGGCCGGCGGCACCATCGCGGTGCAGGGCTACAGCTCGCTGGGCAATATCGGCGTCGAGGCGCTGACCGGCTTCTTCGCCGCCTTCATCAACGTGCGCATCGCCGCCCCGGTGATCTCCGGCATCGGCTTGGCCGCCACTATCGGCGCCGGCTCGACAGCGCAATTGGGCGCCATGCGGGTCGCCGAGGAGATCGACGCGCTCGAGGTCATGGCCATCCGTCCGGTGCCCTTCCTGGTCGGCACCCGGATCCTCGCGGGCATGATCGCCATCATTCCGCTCTATTCTCTGGCCGTCATCGCCTCGTTCGTCGCCAGTCGTTTCGCGACCGTGGTGATCTACGGGCAGTCGGCCGGCGTGTACGACCACTACTTCTCGACCTTCCTGATTCCCAGCGACATCCTCTGGTCGTTCGGGCAGGCGATCATCATGGCGATCGCGGTCATGATGATCCACACCTACTACGGCTATCACGCCGCGGGCGGACCGGTCGGTGTGGGAATCGCGGTGGGGAACGCGGTTCGGGCCTCGCTGGTCACCGTGGTCACGGTGACACTGCTGATGTCGCTGGCCATCTACGGCACCTCCGGCAATTTCCATCTCTCCGGCTAG
- a CDS encoding MCE family protein: protein MVTTRPTRTVEQGWFIKLIGLGFILSLVLIVTFCLVSFLGGFTSTAKVTVAAPRAGLVLDPDAKVKIRGVEIGRVAGIKETANGADIELAMDPDQLKLVPANALVDIRSTTVFGAKYINFVAPESPSRESLKPGALVAAKSVTVEFNTIFQHLNDVLQKVEPEKLNATLTALGSALEGRGEKLGKLLVDSDAFLREINPMLPTLQQDLDKTAQVTGLYADTVPDLLRTTDNTVVTSATISESAQQLDLLLSNLIGLADTATPILNETESPLVEALSLLTATTGTLYEYRSAVYCTVVGLGQMMPIYGSIFGGRYPAVSFNASIMPAGEPYKYPEDLPKVNATGGPHCEGTLDHQPGQIHPYLVTDTSEGRVWTPETRPNLDSTVFQLLFAGLPGVK, encoded by the coding sequence ATCGTGACAACAAGACCCACAAGAACTGTCGAACAAGGCTGGTTCATCAAACTGATCGGGCTCGGCTTCATTCTCAGCCTGGTCCTGATCGTGACCTTTTGCCTGGTCAGCTTCCTCGGCGGATTCACCTCCACCGCCAAGGTGACCGTCGCCGCGCCGCGCGCCGGTCTGGTGCTCGATCCGGACGCCAAGGTGAAAATCCGCGGCGTGGAAATCGGCCGGGTGGCCGGGATCAAGGAGACCGCGAACGGTGCCGACATCGAACTCGCGATGGATCCGGACCAGTTGAAACTGGTGCCGGCCAACGCCCTGGTCGATATTCGGTCCACCACCGTCTTCGGCGCGAAATACATCAACTTCGTCGCCCCGGAATCACCATCGCGTGAATCGTTGAAGCCGGGCGCGCTCGTGGCGGCCAAATCGGTGACCGTCGAATTCAATACGATTTTCCAGCATCTCAACGATGTGCTGCAGAAGGTGGAGCCGGAGAAGCTGAACGCCACGCTGACCGCGCTCGGCTCGGCGCTGGAAGGGCGTGGCGAGAAGCTCGGGAAGCTGCTCGTCGACAGTGACGCGTTCCTGCGCGAGATCAACCCGATGCTGCCCACCTTGCAGCAGGACCTGGACAAGACCGCGCAGGTGACCGGCCTGTACGCCGACACCGTGCCGGATCTGCTGCGCACCACCGACAACACGGTCGTCACCAGCGCCACCATCTCGGAGTCCGCCCAGCAGCTCGATTTGTTGCTGAGCAACCTCATCGGGCTGGCCGACACCGCCACCCCGATTCTGAACGAAACCGAATCGCCACTGGTGGAAGCGCTTTCACTACTGACGGCCACCACCGGGACGCTGTACGAGTACCGATCCGCGGTCTACTGCACCGTTGTCGGCCTCGGCCAGATGATGCCGATCTACGGCTCGATCTTCGGTGGCCGGTACCCGGCGGTCTCGTTCAACGCCAGCATCATGCCCGCCGGCGAGCCCTACAAGTACCCGGAGGATCTACCGAAGGTGAACGCCACCGGCGGCCCGCACTGCGAGGGAACGCTCGACCATCAGCCCGGACAGATCCACCCGTACCTGGTCACCGATACCTCGGAAGGTCGGGTGTGGACGCCGGAGACCAGGCCGAACCTGGACTCCACCGTGTTCCAGCTGCTGTTCGCCGGACTTCCGGGGGTGAAATGA
- a CDS encoding acyl-CoA dehydrogenase family protein yields MRIAYTQQQEELRAELRDYFARLITPERRAALSSTTGEYGEGNVYREVVQQMGKDGWLTMAWPKEYGGQDRTTMDQLIFTDEAAIAGAPVPFLTINSVAPTIMHYGTEEQKKFFLPKIAAGELHFAIGYSEPGSGTDLASLRTSAVRDGDDYVINGQKMWTSLIAYADYVWLAVRTDPAAKKHKGISMLIVPTDAEGFSWTPVHTMAGPDTSATYYQDVRVPVSSLVGPENGGWSLVTNQLNHERVALTSAGPLLVALNQTIEWARDTKAANGNRVIDQEWVQINLAKVYAKVEYLKLLNWQVASGADHGGEAAPKMWDASTCKVYGTELATEAYRLLMEILGPQAYLRQESPGAELRGRLERFHRAALILTFGGGTNEVQRDIIAMTALRQPASAR; encoded by the coding sequence ATGCGCATTGCGTACACGCAGCAGCAGGAGGAGCTCCGCGCCGAACTGCGCGACTACTTCGCGCGGCTGATCACACCGGAGCGCCGGGCGGCGCTGAGCTCCACCACCGGTGAGTACGGCGAGGGCAACGTCTACCGCGAAGTCGTCCAGCAGATGGGCAAGGACGGCTGGCTCACCATGGCCTGGCCCAAAGAGTACGGCGGGCAAGACCGGACCACCATGGATCAGTTGATCTTCACCGACGAAGCCGCCATCGCGGGCGCTCCGGTGCCGTTCCTGACCATCAACTCCGTCGCGCCGACGATCATGCACTACGGCACCGAGGAGCAGAAGAAGTTCTTCCTGCCCAAGATCGCCGCGGGCGAATTGCATTTCGCCATCGGCTATTCCGAGCCGGGCTCGGGTACCGACCTGGCCAGCCTGCGCACCTCCGCGGTGCGCGACGGCGACGATTACGTCATCAACGGCCAGAAGATGTGGACCAGTCTCATCGCCTACGCCGACTACGTGTGGCTGGCCGTGCGTACCGACCCGGCCGCGAAGAAGCACAAGGGCATCAGCATGCTCATCGTGCCGACCGACGCCGAGGGCTTCTCCTGGACGCCGGTGCACACCATGGCCGGCCCCGACACCAGCGCCACCTACTACCAGGACGTGCGCGTCCCGGTGAGCTCGCTGGTCGGCCCGGAGAACGGCGGCTGGTCGCTGGTCACCAACCAGCTCAACCACGAGCGGGTCGCACTCACCTCCGCCGGACCGCTGCTGGTCGCGTTGAACCAGACCATCGAGTGGGCGCGGGATACCAAGGCCGCCAACGGGAATCGGGTCATCGACCAGGAATGGGTGCAGATCAACCTGGCCAAGGTGTACGCCAAGGTGGAATACCTGAAGCTGCTGAACTGGCAGGTCGCCAGCGGCGCCGACCACGGCGGCGAGGCCGCGCCGAAGATGTGGGACGCCTCCACCTGCAAGGTCTACGGCACCGAACTCGCCACCGAGGCCTATCGCCTGCTGATGGAAATCCTCGGCCCGCAGGCCTACCTGCGCCAGGAATCCCCCGGCGCCGAACTGCGCGGCCGCCTG
- a CDS encoding ferredoxin: MKVAVDFDQCEANGICVGFAPDVFELDDEDQLHVQVDDVPADQLEDVKDAVAQCPKAALKLI, translated from the coding sequence ATGAAGGTCGCAGTCGATTTCGACCAGTGCGAGGCCAACGGAATCTGTGTCGGATTCGCTCCCGACGTGTTCGAACTCGATGACGAGGATCAGCTGCACGTTCAGGTGGACGACGTACCGGCCGACCAGCTCGAGGATGTCAAGGACGCCGTGGCGCAGTGCCCGAAGGCGGCGCTGAAGCTCATCTGA
- a CDS encoding 3-oxoacyl-ACP reductase, with the protein MSELNLAGKVAIVTGSGAGLGKAEALALAAAGAAVVVNDLAESPAVAETLAEIRALGAKAEFVAGSIAERSTADALLRTAQESFGSVDIVVNNAGITRDKMLFNMSDEEFDAVVAVHLRGHFLLTRNAAAYWRAKSKEAGAPVYGRLINTSSEAGLLGPAGQANYGAAKAGITALTLTAARALAQYGVRANAIAPRARTAMTEAVFTEAPEGSVDPLSPDHVARLVAFLAAPAAEQVSGQLFVVYGPMVALMAAPVVEQRFDASGDQWAADDLAATLGGYFADRPADQTFSAGPALRELG; encoded by the coding sequence GTGAGTGAACTTAACTTGGCCGGCAAAGTAGCGATCGTCACCGGGTCCGGCGCCGGACTGGGTAAGGCCGAGGCGCTCGCCTTGGCCGCCGCGGGCGCCGCAGTGGTGGTCAACGATCTCGCCGAGAGCCCGGCCGTCGCCGAAACCCTCGCCGAGATAAGGGCTTTGGGCGCGAAAGCGGAGTTCGTCGCGGGCAGCATCGCCGAGCGGAGCACCGCCGACGCGCTGCTCCGCACCGCGCAAGAATCCTTCGGCAGCGTCGACATCGTGGTGAACAACGCGGGCATCACCCGCGACAAGATGTTGTTCAACATGTCCGACGAGGAGTTCGACGCGGTCGTCGCCGTACACCTGCGCGGGCACTTCCTGCTGACCCGCAATGCCGCGGCCTATTGGCGCGCCAAGTCCAAGGAGGCGGGCGCTCCGGTCTACGGCCGCCTGATCAACACCTCCTCGGAGGCGGGCCTGCTGGGCCCGGCGGGTCAGGCCAATTACGGTGCCGCCAAGGCGGGTATCACCGCGCTGACCCTGACGGCCGCGCGAGCGCTGGCCCAATACGGCGTGCGCGCCAACGCGATCGCGCCCCGCGCGCGCACCGCGATGACCGAGGCCGTGTTCACCGAGGCTCCGGAAGGATCGGTGGATCCGCTCTCGCCGGATCATGTGGCCCGGTTGGTCGCCTTCCTGGCAGCGCCCGCGGCCGAGCAGGTGAGCGGTCAGTTGTTCGTGGTCTACGGGCCGATGGTGGCGCTGATGGCCGCCCCGGTGGTGGAGCAGCGCTTCGACGCGAGTGGCGATCAGTGGGCCGCCGACGACCTCGCGGCGACCCTCGGCGGCTATTTCGCCGATCGTCCCGCCGACCAGACTTTCTCCGCGGGCCCCGCGCTGCGCGAGTTGGGCTGA